A single Lolium perenne isolate Kyuss_39 chromosome 6, Kyuss_2.0, whole genome shotgun sequence DNA region contains:
- the LOC127307139 gene encoding uncharacterized protein isoform X1, with protein MSPNGSPLYPKGSPKYNLQHAKKSMKRSGKKASPIVDKSRASWNPALEKSLVELLHEHNTTYHRSQNGWTTETWNLMVSTFHERHPHVKFTKSQVQDKEKDLKRDYRILKEARKQSGVGWNEAKGMLQADPHLWVNLATSLGDRIKKFKRKAFPLYDSLGELYNGQLAEGKLCFTSTAGPSMEIEDVESDDDYEVHGDKCYDEDLQIIDDEQMERNTSHVAAVERNKSHVAAVERNKSQVTAVERNKSRVADVERNMSRVAAVERNMSHVDAVERNTSQVAAVERNTSQVIAVERNKSNVGGSRVNRKNSPKKRSTDGLVGVMERLVQIKEKEARKEVAQEFTITRCMEALKTLEGVTPDEKITALEVFENAHNREFFVNLVDDKDGTAILWFRRQLARLT; from the exons ATGTCTCCAAATGGATCTCCACTGTATCCAAAGGGTTCTCCAAAATATAACTTGCAGCATGCAAAAAAAAGTATGAAAAGGTCTGGAAAAAAGGCTTCTCCAATAG TTGACAAATCGAGAGCATCATGGAATCCGGCATTGGAGAAGTCTCTTGTGGAACTGCTACATGAGCACAATACCACCTATCATAGAAGTCAAAATGGATGGACAACCGAAACTTGGAACCTGATGGTTTCAACTTTCCATGAAAGACACCCCCATGTGAAATTCACAAAGTCTCAGGTTCAAGACAAGGAAAAGGATCTAAAGAGGGATTACAGGATTTTAAAGGAGGCTCGTAAACAGAGCGGTGTTGGCTGGAATGAAGCAAAAGGCATGCTACAAGCTGATCCTCATCTCTGGGTAAACTTGGCGACCTCTTTGGGCGACAGGATCAAGAAGTTCAAGCGCAAAGCTTTTCCTCTTTATGATTCCCTTGGGGAGCTCTATAATG GGCAATTAGCTGAAGGCAAACTTTGCTTCACATCTACTGCCGGGCCATCGATGGAGATCGAAGATGTAGAAAGTGATGATGACTATGAGGTACATGGGGACAAATGCTACGATGAAGACTTGCAGATCATTGATGATGAGCAAATGGAGAGGAACACGTCACATGTTGCTGCTGTCGAGAGGAACAAGTCACATGTTGCTGCTGTCGAGAGGAACAAGTCACAGGTAACTGCTGTCGAGAGGAACAAGTCACGTGTAGCTGATGTCGAGAGGAACATGTCACGTGTAGCTGCTGTCGAGAGGAACATGTCACATGTAGATGCTGTCGAGAGGAACACATCACAAGTAGCTGCTGTCGAGAGGAACACGTCACAAGTAATTGCTGTTGAGAGGAACAAGTCAAATGTTGGTGGCTCGAGAGTGAATCGTAAGAATAGCCCAAAGAAGAGGAGCACAGATGGTTTAGTAGGAGTGATGGAGAGATTAGTGCAAATCAAAGAAAAGGAAGCCAGAAAAGAAGTTGCACAAGAATTCACAATTACAAGATGCATGGAAGCCTTGAAAACCTTGGAAGGTGTCACACCGGATGAGAAAATTACAGCACTGGAGGTCTTTGAAAATGCTCACAACCGTGAGTTTTTTGTCAATCTCGTAGATGACAAAGATGGCACAGCTATTCTATGGTTTCGCAGACAGTTGGCTAGGTTAACTTGA
- the LOC127307139 gene encoding uncharacterized protein isoform X2 — MDLQSIERIRKRKADDEDELLFFIIPALYVHLSNKVEKTIRHPSFLYGKRKVSEILSGHIKDCLVAFRMEPHIFIWLANYLRDEGLLSDTRIKVEEKLAFFLYMISHNASYEDLQLKFKHSGWSFSKYIKQFFDIIPVLTRRFVRPRIIDEPHPKITMDTRFFPYFQNCLGAIDGSHVPITMFSSRQAPWRNRKGSLSQNVMIGCDFDLNVTTISCGWEGSATDARVLSSAILKGFNVPEGKFYLVDGGYANTQKFLAPYRRTRYHLKEFGHGHRRPQNYRELFNHRHAILRNHVERDWGILKKRFPILHVGTFHPIRNQIKIPAAAAVFHNIIRMHGGDDTLLDDLPDNIDPADYVILPNGDENHEDINEQENYILGNNLRDQIAMQMWNDYQLE, encoded by the exons ATGGATCTACAGAGCATAGAGCGTATTAGAAAGAGGAAAGCCGATGACGAGGATGAGTTGCTGTTCTTTATTATTCCAGCACTGTATGTGCATCTTAGTAATAAAGTGGAAAAAACTATACGCCATCCCTCCTTCCTATATGGCAAGCGAAAAGTCAGTGAAATCCTTAGTGGCCATATTAAGGACTGTTTGGTGGCTTTTAGAATGGAACCTCACATCTTTATATGGCTGGCAAACTATCTTAGAGATGAAGGATTGCTATCAGATACTAGGATCaaggttgaagaaaagcttgcctTCTTTCTTTATATGATCTCACATAATGCTTCTTATGAAGATTTACAACTAAAGTTTAAGCATAGTGGATGGTCATTCAGCAagtacatcaagcaattctttgatataattcccGTTTTGACAAGAAGATTTGTGAGGCCACGGATCATTGACGAACCTCATCCAAAGATTACTATGGACACTCGTTTCTTTCCGTATTTCCAG AACTGTTTAGGAGCCATAGATGGTTCTCATGTGCCCATCACTATGTTTTCTAGCCGTCAAGCTCCATGGAGAAATAGGAAAGGATCCCTTAGCCAGAATGTGATGATAGGATGTGATTTTGACTTGAACGTAACAACTATTTCATGTGGCTGGGAAGGATCAGCAACAGACGCTAGAGTACTTAGCTCTGCCATATTGAAAGGTTTCAATGTACCGGAAGGAAAATTTTATTTGGTTGATGGTGGATATGCGAACACTCAAAAATTTCTTGCACCATACCGGCGTACGCGGTATCACTTGAAAGAGTTCGGACATGGTCATCGTCGCCCACAAAATTACAGAGAGCTTTTTAATCACCGCCATGCTATCCTGAGGAACCATGTAGAAAGAGACTGGGGGATTTTGAAGAAACGGTTCCCTATTCTTCATGTTGGGACCTTCCATCCAATAAGAAACCAAATAAAGATACCAGCAGCTGCTGCGGTCTTTCACAACATAATCAGAATGCATGGTGGAGATGATACTTTGCTTGATGACCTACCTGATAACATAGATCCGGCTGACTATGTGATACTACCTAACGGTGATGAAAACCATGAAGACATCAATGAACAAGAGAACTACATCCTAGGGAATAATTTGAGAGATCAAATAGCTATGCAGATGTGGAACGATTACCAACTTGAGTAG